Proteins encoded together in one Riemerella anatipestifer window:
- a CDS encoding class I SAM-dependent methyltransferase, producing MKIKDHFLSQEIFELKETSINGILKTEPVPENIGKYYESDKYISHHQDSGSLKEFVYKFIQSFNIKYKAKIVRENLSAPNSKNCKILDYGCGAGEFIKSLENKYITYGYEPNEKARNFAKKKSFKTKFIDSLNEIEDNTLDIISLWHVFEHIENQKEILDLFKQKLKSDGTLIIAVPNYKSYDAERYQDFWAAYDVPRHLFHFSREGMETLMQQEQLKIKKIAPLLLDAFYISILSEKYKKNKLFWLFGGIYGAISNFKASKTGDFSSLIYIVKKK from the coding sequence ATGAAGATAAAAGACCATTTTCTTTCTCAAGAAATTTTTGAACTTAAAGAAACCTCCATTAATGGTATCTTAAAAACAGAGCCTGTACCTGAAAATATTGGCAAATATTACGAGAGTGATAAGTACATTTCCCATCATCAGGACAGTGGTAGTTTAAAGGAATTTGTTTATAAATTTATACAAAGTTTCAACATTAAATACAAGGCTAAAATAGTTAGGGAAAATCTTTCTGCTCCTAATTCTAAAAACTGTAAAATTTTAGACTACGGTTGTGGAGCAGGTGAATTTATAAAATCCCTAGAAAATAAATACATTACTTACGGCTACGAACCCAACGAAAAAGCTAGAAACTTCGCTAAGAAAAAAAGTTTTAAAACAAAATTTATAGACTCTCTGAACGAAATAGAAGATAATACATTAGACATTATAAGTCTATGGCATGTCTTCGAACATATAGAAAATCAGAAAGAAATACTAGATTTATTCAAGCAAAAATTGAAATCTGATGGAACACTCATTATTGCTGTTCCCAATTATAAATCTTACGACGCCGAAAGATACCAAGATTTTTGGGCGGCTTATGATGTGCCTAGACACCTATTTCATTTCTCAAGAGAAGGAATGGAAACACTAATGCAACAGGAACAACTTAAAATAAAAAAAATAGCACCTCTCCTACTTGATGCGTTTTATATTTCTATACTTAGCGAAAAATACAAAAAAAATAAACTTTTTTGGCTTTTTGGAGGTATCTATGGAGCGATTTCTAATTTTAAAGCGTCAAAAACGGGAGATTTTTCTAGTTTGATATATATAGTCAAAAAAAAATAG
- a CDS encoding DUF6705 family protein, translating into MFFSFHNAQRVILSYLLTVFLVNIVYTQQSIGTLKQLEDCVNRPNYQSEGCPDLEYLTYVKDVDNRLDKFVGIWKGTYNGKIYTFKFNKRIKYGSGKGLYRDLLIGRMQVQDSNGKVTYSTLSERNDDKIYFHGDNFQRNIYMMNLIINTECNDSGVVFMEVYSK; encoded by the coding sequence TTGTTTTTTTCATTTCATAATGCACAACGGGTAATATTAAGTTATTTACTAACGGTATTCTTGGTAAATATAGTTTACACACAACAATCAATAGGAACACTAAAGCAATTGGAAGATTGTGTTAATAGACCTAACTACCAATCCGAAGGTTGTCCTGATTTAGAATATCTCACTTATGTAAAAGATGTAGATAATAGGTTAGATAAATTTGTGGGCATATGGAAAGGAACATATAATGGTAAAATTTATACTTTTAAATTTAACAAAAGAATCAAATATGGTAGTGGAAAAGGTTTATATAGAGATTTATTGATTGGAAGAATGCAGGTACAAGATAGCAATGGAAAGGTAACATACAGTACTTTATCAGAAAGAAATGATGATAAAATTTATTTTCATGGAGATAATTTTCAAAGAAATATTTACATGATGAACTTAATAATCAATACAGAATGTAATGATTCTGGAGTGGTATTTATGGAAGTATATTCTAAGTAG
- a CDS encoding IS982-like element ISRa1 family transposase, whose product MNNLEQIYERILEVLGLFSENQLISYQRRTPKMSDLEVISLNITAEYLSIDSELQLFRKLPNSLINKIERSVYNKRKRRLSLQTEQIRQRISMEFNEFEDIFIVDSMPMKVCENARSTRSKICKEQSYSSPTYGYCASQKLYFYGYKLHAVCSLNGVIKNFDISPASVHDIHYLKDSGEQMRNCTLIGDRGYLSAKVQIDLFNYANIKLDTPMRSNQKDYIPQFSLYKKKRKRIETFFSQLCDQFMIKRNYAKTFEGFKTRIISKITAATVIQYINKFIFQRKLNHLKISII is encoded by the coding sequence ATGAACAACTTAGAGCAAATATATGAAAGAATTTTGGAAGTTTTAGGACTTTTTTCAGAAAATCAACTGATTAGTTATCAGAGAAGAACACCTAAAATGAGCGATTTAGAAGTCATAAGTCTTAATATTACTGCTGAATACTTGAGTATTGATAGCGAATTACAGTTATTTAGAAAATTGCCAAACTCTCTGATAAACAAAATTGAAAGAAGTGTTTACAATAAGCGAAAACGAAGACTATCCCTACAAACAGAGCAAATTAGACAGCGTATTTCGATGGAGTTCAATGAGTTTGAAGATATTTTTATCGTTGATAGCATGCCAATGAAAGTTTGTGAAAACGCTCGTTCTACTCGTTCAAAAATTTGTAAAGAGCAATCCTATTCTTCACCAACATATGGTTATTGTGCTTCACAGAAATTATATTTCTATGGCTATAAACTACACGCAGTATGTTCTTTAAATGGTGTGATTAAGAATTTTGATATAAGCCCTGCATCCGTTCACGACATCCACTATTTAAAAGATAGTGGTGAGCAAATGCGAAACTGTACTTTAATTGGAGATAGAGGCTATTTATCAGCAAAAGTTCAAATAGATTTATTTAACTATGCTAATATTAAATTAGATACACCAATGAGAAGTAATCAGAAAGATTATATTCCTCAATTTTCATTGTACAAGAAAAAGCGAAAACGAATTGAGACATTTTTCTCTCAACTTTGCGACCAATTTATGATTAAAAGAAACTATGCTAAAACTTTTGAAGGCTTTAAAACAAGGATAATCAGTAAAATAACCGCCGCAACGGTTATTCAATATATCAATAAATTTATCTTCCAAAGAAAATTAAATCATCTAAAAATCAGTATTATTTAA
- a CDS encoding adenosine deaminase, with protein sequence MNITEYIKKIPKAELHLHIEGSFQPELMFKIAQRNQVKIPYQTVEEVKKAYQFSCLQDFLDIYYAGASVLLYEQDFYELTMAYFDKCAEENIVHTEIMFDPQIHTKRGVSFGTVIGGIQKAREEAQSKYGISSLLIMSYLRHLSEEDAFETLEQSLPYKPLITAVGLDSSERGNPPSKFQRVFEASVKEGYIPVAHAGEEGPAEYIWEALDLIKIKRIDHGNNCLSDEKLINRLVETEMALTVCPLSNLELKVVENLDSHPLKKMLDLGLKVTVNSDDPAYFGGYLNENFIQTANALDLNQNDIKTLVSNSFKYSFLPETEKQKYLSQVENFSI encoded by the coding sequence ATGAACATCACAGAATACATTAAAAAAATACCTAAGGCAGAACTTCACCTCCATATCGAAGGGAGTTTTCAACCAGAACTAATGTTCAAAATAGCCCAAAGAAACCAAGTTAAAATTCCTTATCAAACAGTAGAAGAAGTCAAGAAAGCCTATCAGTTTTCGTGTCTTCAAGACTTTTTAGATATTTACTATGCAGGGGCAAGTGTGCTTCTCTACGAGCAAGATTTCTATGAACTTACAATGGCTTATTTTGATAAGTGTGCAGAAGAAAACATTGTGCATACAGAAATTATGTTCGACCCTCAAATCCACACTAAAAGAGGCGTTTCGTTTGGGACGGTTATAGGTGGTATCCAAAAAGCAAGAGAGGAAGCTCAAAGCAAATATGGCATCTCTTCCCTACTCATAATGAGTTATCTAAGACATCTTTCTGAAGAAGATGCTTTTGAAACTTTGGAACAATCTCTTCCTTACAAACCTCTAATCACTGCTGTGGGATTAGATTCTTCGGAAAGAGGTAACCCACCTTCTAAATTCCAAAGAGTTTTTGAAGCCTCTGTAAAAGAAGGTTATATCCCTGTGGCTCACGCTGGTGAGGAAGGTCCAGCAGAATATATATGGGAAGCTCTAGACCTTATCAAAATAAAAAGAATAGACCACGGAAATAACTGCTTATCTGATGAAAAGTTGATAAATAGATTGGTAGAAACCGAAATGGCTCTCACGGTATGTCCACTCTCTAACTTGGAGCTTAAAGTGGTAGAAAATCTAGATAGCCATCCACTTAAAAAAATGCTTGATTTAGGGCTTAAAGTTACCGTTAATTCTGATGACCCTGCTTACTTTGGGGGTTATCTCAACGAAAACTTTATACAAACTGCAAATGCCTTGGATTTAAACCAAAATGATATTAAAACTCTAGTGAGTAATAGTTTTAAATACTCTTTCCTCCCAGAAACTGAAAAACAGAAATACCTTTCTCAAGTAGAAAATTTTAGTATTTAA
- a CDS encoding DUF6705 family protein produces the protein MKKIILIILLGIVHCFNAQRTISLAQAYEYSKSPNGIPEDVSYAKDINGDLNRFVGTWKGIYNGKTYEFNFVKKLNDDKYEVRWDFLIGRLKITDRNGKIIYNTFNEDDDKTYFSGWTFQRRTYMMDFIANTECNDSGVVFMEVYSKQPNKMRLYMDRDKIWYNPERCPNYETYEVTIPNEEIILTKQ, from the coding sequence ATGAAAAAAATAATATTAATAATACTTTTGGGTATAGTACATTGTTTTAATGCCCAAAGAACAATATCATTAGCCCAAGCATACGAATACTCAAAATCTCCTAATGGAATTCCTGAAGATGTATCTTATGCAAAAGATATTAACGGTGATTTAAATAGATTTGTAGGTACATGGAAGGGAATATATAATGGAAAAACATATGAATTTAATTTTGTAAAAAAATTAAATGATGATAAATATGAGGTAAGATGGGATTTTTTGATAGGAAGGCTTAAAATCACAGATAGAAATGGAAAGATTATTTATAATACCTTTAATGAAGATGATGATAAAACTTATTTTAGTGGCTGGACCTTTCAACGAAGAACTTATATGATGGATTTTATAGCGAATACAGAATGTAATGATTCTGGAGTGGTGTTTATGGAGGTTTATTCTAAGCAACCTAACAAAATGCGTCTTTATATGGATAGAGACAAAATTTGGTATAATCCTGAAAGATGTCCTAATTATGAAACTTATGAAGTAACCATACCTAATGAAGAGATTATACTAACAAAGCAATAG
- a CDS encoding Uma2 family endonuclease — MKNKFKLYEEYGVKEYWIINPLDEIVYIHTLENEKYKGALPIVDDFICSEIFPEIQIHTDDIFKG, encoded by the coding sequence ATGAAAAACAAATTTAAACTCTACGAAGAATACGGTGTAAAGGAATATTGGATTATAAACCCACTAGACGAGATAGTCTATATCCACACTTTAGAAAACGAAAAATACAAAGGAGCTTTGCCCATCGTAGATGATTTTATTTGTTCAGAAATTTTTCCAGAGATACAAATTCATACCGACGATATTTTCAAAGGATAA
- a CDS encoding phosphoglycerate kinase, whose product MKTIKDYNFQGKRAVIRVDFNVPQNEKLEVTDNTRIQAAKPSIDKILNDGGSVVILTHLGRPKGQANEQFSLKHILPEVSKVLGREVKFCPVTVGEEVEKMTAELKAGEVLLMENVRFYEGEEKGDKTFAEALSKLGDAYVNDAFGTAHRAHASTAVIAEFFPSTKFFGLLMEKELEAIDKVLGSGERPVTAILGGSKVSTKITIIENVLPAVDNLIIGGGMAFTFIKAQGGQIGNSLVEEDKMSLALEILQKAEQQNVKVYLPVDVIAADSFSNEAETQEVDSNEIPEGWMGLDVGARTRALNNDVIMNSRTILWNGPLGVFEMSNFSAGTEALGDSIAEATKQGAFSLVGGGDSVAFVKQFNYSDKVSYVSTGGGAMLESLEGLELPGVAAINK is encoded by the coding sequence ATGAAAACTATTAAAGACTATAATTTCCAAGGGAAAAGAGCCGTTATAAGAGTAGATTTTAATGTCCCTCAAAACGAAAAACTAGAAGTTACAGATAATACCAGAATACAAGCCGCAAAGCCTAGTATAGATAAAATACTTAACGATGGCGGTTCGGTGGTTATCCTAACCCATCTAGGGCGTCCAAAAGGACAAGCAAACGAGCAATTTTCTCTAAAGCATATTCTCCCAGAAGTTTCTAAAGTGTTAGGCAGAGAAGTTAAATTTTGCCCTGTAACAGTAGGAGAGGAGGTCGAAAAAATGACCGCCGAACTAAAAGCAGGAGAAGTGCTATTGATGGAGAATGTGCGTTTCTACGAAGGAGAAGAGAAAGGAGATAAAACCTTTGCAGAGGCACTTTCTAAATTAGGAGATGCTTATGTAAATGATGCCTTTGGTACTGCTCATAGAGCACACGCTTCTACAGCGGTTATTGCAGAGTTTTTCCCATCAACTAAGTTCTTCGGTTTGTTGATGGAAAAAGAGCTAGAAGCCATAGATAAAGTATTAGGTTCTGGCGAAAGACCAGTAACTGCTATACTCGGAGGTTCTAAAGTATCTACCAAAATTACCATTATAGAAAATGTATTACCAGCTGTGGACAACCTTATTATAGGGGGGGGTATGGCATTTACATTTATCAAAGCTCAAGGAGGACAAATAGGAAATTCTTTGGTAGAAGAAGATAAGATGAGTTTAGCTCTAGAAATTTTACAAAAAGCAGAACAGCAAAATGTAAAAGTTTATTTACCTGTAGATGTAATAGCTGCGGATAGTTTTAGCAACGAGGCAGAAACTCAAGAAGTAGATTCTAACGAAATACCAGAAGGTTGGATGGGCTTAGATGTAGGGGCAAGAACTAGAGCTCTTAACAATGATGTTATTATGAATTCTAGAACAATACTTTGGAACGGTCCGTTAGGAGTGTTTGAAATGTCTAATTTCTCTGCGGGTACAGAAGCTTTGGGAGATAGCATTGCAGAGGCAACTAAACAAGGTGCATTCTCATTAGTAGGTGGGGGAGATAGTGTAGCATTCGTAAAGCAGTTTAATTATTCTGATAAAGTATCTTATGTTTCTACAGGAGGCGGAGCTATGTTAGAGTCATTAGAAGGTTTAGAACTTCCAGGAGTAGCTGCTATCAATAAATAA
- a CDS encoding IS982-like element ISRa1 family transposase: protein MNNIEQIYERILEVLGLFSENQLISYQRRTPKMSDLEVISLNITAEYLSIDSELQFFRKLPNSLINKIERSVYNKRKRRLSLQTEQIRQRISMEFNEFEDIFIVDSMPMKVCENARSTRSKICKEQSYSSPTYGYCASQKLYFYGYKLHAVCSLNGVIKNFDISPASVHDIHYLKDIGEQMRNCTLIGDRGYLSAKVQIDLFNYANIKLDTPMRSNQKDYIPQFSLYKKKRKRIETFFSQLCDQFMIKRNNAKTFEGFKTRIISKITAATVIQYINKFIFQRKLNHLKISII, encoded by the coding sequence ATGAACAACATAGAGCAAATATATGAAAGAATTTTGGAAGTTTTAGGACTTTTTTCAGAAAATCAACTGATTAGTTATCAGAGAAGAACACCTAAAATGAGCGATTTAGAAGTCATAAGTCTTAATATTACTGCTGAATACTTGAGTATTGATAGCGAATTACAGTTCTTTAGAAAATTGCCAAACTCTCTGATAAACAAAATTGAAAGAAGTGTTTACAATAAGCGAAAACGAAGACTATCCCTACAAACAGAGCAAATTAGACAGCGTATTTCGATGGAGTTCAATGAGTTTGAAGATATTTTTATCGTTGATAGCATGCCAATGAAAGTTTGTGAAAATGCTCGTTCTACTCGTTCAAAAATTTGTAAAGAGCAATCCTATTCTTCACCAACATATGGTTATTGTGCTTCACAGAAATTATATTTCTATGGCTATAAACTACACGCAGTATGTTCTTTAAATGGTGTGATTAAGAATTTTGATATAAGCCCTGCATCCGTTCACGACATCCACTATTTAAAAGATATTGGTGAGCAAATGCGAAACTGTACTTTAATTGGAGATAGAGGCTATTTATCAGCAAAAGTTCAAATAGATTTATTTAACTATGCTAATATTAAATTAGATACACCAATGAGAAGTAATCAGAAAGATTATATTCCTCAATTTTCATTGTACAAGAAAAAGCGAAAACGAATTGAGACATTTTTCTCTCAACTTTGCGACCAATTTATGATTAAAAGAAACAATGCTAAAACTTTTGAAGGCTTTAAAACAAGGATAATCAGTAAAATAACCGCCGCAACGGTTATTCAATATATCAATAAATTTATCTTCCAAAGAAAATTAAATCATCTAAAAATCAGTATTATTTAA
- the mnmG gene encoding tRNA uridine-5-carboxymethylaminomethyl(34) synthesis enzyme MnmG — protein MINEVYDVIVVGAGHAGCEAAAAAANLGSKTLLITMNMETIGKMSCNPAMGGIAKGQIVREIDAMGGYSGIVADKSAIQFKMLNLSKGPAMWSPRTQNDRMLFAEEWRLALENTPNLDFFQDMVKQLIIEGNKVAGVITSLGIEIKGKSVVLTNGTFLNGLIHVGDKQLGGGRMGEPKAFGITEQLVDLGFTAGRMKTGTPPRVDGRTLDYSKMEEQPGDENSQKFSYLDTPKLTKQRSCHITYTNEIVHDILRSGFDRSPMFNGTIQSLGPRYCPSIEDKINRFAERNRHQLFVEPEGWKTIEIYVNGFSSSLPEDIQIKAMKHIPGFKNVKVFRPGYAIEYDYFPPTQLNHTLETKIIENLYFAGQINGTTGYEEAAGQGLIAGINAHNKVHEKEAFILSRDEAYIGVLIDDLITKGTEEPYRMFTSRAEYRLLLRQDNADIRLTEKSYKLGLAKEERLQKVEDKIKKSEELENFLKDYSLKPKQINPILESIESSPVDQAYRASQILTRPNMKLELLEEIEEIKNTSRNYSDEVREQAEINIKYRGYIEKEKENVAKLHRLENIKIPEDFDFTKINSLSAEAKQKLNSIKPKTIAQASRISGVSPADINVLLIFLGR, from the coding sequence ATGATAAACGAAGTATATGATGTGATAGTAGTAGGAGCAGGACACGCAGGTTGCGAAGCAGCCGCAGCCGCAGCCAATCTAGGCTCCAAAACACTCCTTATTACTATGAATATGGAAACCATAGGCAAAATGAGCTGCAACCCAGCTATGGGAGGCATCGCCAAAGGGCAAATCGTAAGAGAAATAGACGCTATGGGCGGTTATAGTGGTATTGTAGCGGATAAATCTGCCATACAGTTCAAAATGCTCAACCTATCCAAAGGACCCGCAATGTGGTCACCTAGAACTCAAAACGACCGTATGCTCTTCGCAGAAGAATGGAGATTAGCCCTAGAAAACACTCCTAACCTAGACTTCTTCCAAGATATGGTAAAACAACTCATCATAGAAGGGAACAAAGTTGCAGGAGTCATCACTTCGCTAGGGATAGAGATAAAAGGGAAATCCGTAGTATTAACCAATGGCACATTCCTTAATGGACTTATCCACGTTGGCGACAAACAACTAGGCGGCGGAAGAATGGGCGAACCAAAAGCCTTCGGTATTACCGAACAACTTGTAGATTTAGGATTTACCGCAGGAAGAATGAAAACAGGAACTCCTCCTAGAGTAGATGGAAGAACACTAGACTACTCCAAAATGGAAGAACAACCTGGAGATGAAAATTCTCAAAAATTCTCCTATCTAGACACGCCAAAACTTACCAAACAACGCTCTTGCCACATTACTTATACCAACGAAATTGTACACGATATACTTCGTTCAGGATTTGACAGAAGCCCTATGTTCAACGGAACCATCCAAAGCCTCGGACCTAGATATTGCCCAAGTATAGAAGATAAAATCAATCGTTTTGCAGAACGAAACAGACATCAATTATTTGTAGAACCCGAAGGCTGGAAAACTATTGAAATCTATGTAAACGGTTTCAGCTCTTCCCTACCCGAAGACATACAAATAAAGGCGATGAAACACATTCCTGGTTTTAAGAATGTAAAGGTGTTCCGTCCAGGATATGCCATAGAATACGACTATTTCCCTCCTACACAGCTTAATCATACCCTAGAAACCAAAATCATAGAAAACCTTTATTTTGCAGGACAAATCAATGGAACTACTGGTTACGAAGAAGCCGCAGGACAAGGGCTTATAGCAGGTATCAACGCTCACAATAAAGTACACGAAAAAGAAGCCTTTATCCTCAGCAGAGATGAGGCTTATATAGGTGTACTCATCGACGACCTCATCACCAAAGGCACAGAGGAACCTTATAGAATGTTTACTTCTCGTGCAGAGTACAGATTGTTACTTAGACAAGATAATGCCGACATTCGTTTAACAGAAAAATCTTATAAACTAGGTCTTGCAAAAGAAGAAAGACTACAAAAAGTTGAGGACAAAATAAAGAAAAGCGAAGAATTGGAAAACTTCTTAAAGGATTATTCCTTAAAACCAAAACAAATTAACCCTATACTCGAAAGTATAGAATCTTCTCCTGTAGACCAAGCCTACCGTGCCTCACAAATTCTTACCAGACCTAATATGAAATTGGAACTTCTGGAAGAAATAGAAGAGATAAAAAATACGAGTAGAAACTATTCGGACGAGGTAAGAGAACAAGCAGAAATCAATATAAAATACAGAGGTTACATAGAAAAAGAAAAAGAAAATGTAGCCAAATTACACAGATTGGAAAACATCAAAATCCCCGAAGATTTTGACTTTACAAAAATCAATAGTCTTTCTGCCGAAGCTAAGCAAAAACTCAATAGTATAAAACCTAAAACCATAGCACAAGCCTCTAGAATAAGTGGCGTTTCCCCTGCTGACATCAATGTGTTACTTATATTTTTAGGAAGATAA
- a CDS encoding M20/M25/M40 family metallo-hydrolase: protein MKCTLKSMSATLLFSITTVAFAQSSHPIVEKMVDETYQNSQLEKLGYELIDKIGPRLVGSPKMQQAHDWAVNQFKSWGISAKNEPWGEWRSWERGTSQITLTQPYIKSLEGRQLAFSPATTKNGVEAELITMPVFKTKAEFDAFLKGVKGKIVMISPYEPSGRPDYNWKEYATEESYKKYKEEAEKRNKEWAASMKTINYTTRTIQKPIEEAGAVGIVMSTWSGGFGVSRIFNATTSKIPVVDIALEDYGQLYRMVQYGDRPKINLNVQSKNHGTAKTFNTIAELPGTTHKDEYVILSAHIDSWDGASGAVDNGTGVITMMEVARILKKYYPNPKRTIIVGLWGSEEQGLNGSRAFVADNKDKLPKIQAVFNQDNGTGRIQYINGSGFVHAYNYLQKWIAPAPEYIKKELKYTFPGSASGGSSDHVSFVAAGVPAFMLGSLTWAYGTYTWHTNRDTYDKIVFDDLKHNVALIATMTYMASEDPEQSNREKMVLPINPTTGKQYEWPEIKEPIRKGGF, encoded by the coding sequence ATGAAGTGTACTTTAAAATCTATGAGTGCTACTTTGTTGTTTTCTATCACGACAGTAGCCTTCGCTCAAAGCTCCCACCCTATTGTGGAAAAAATGGTAGACGAAACCTATCAAAATTCTCAATTAGAAAAACTGGGATACGAGCTAATTGATAAAATAGGACCGAGATTGGTAGGAAGCCCTAAAATGCAACAAGCTCACGATTGGGCGGTAAATCAATTCAAATCTTGGGGAATTTCGGCAAAAAATGAACCTTGGGGTGAGTGGCGTTCTTGGGAAAGAGGTACTTCTCAAATCACTCTTACACAGCCTTACATCAAATCTTTGGAAGGGAGACAACTGGCATTCAGCCCTGCTACAACAAAAAATGGAGTGGAAGCAGAACTTATTACAATGCCTGTATTTAAAACCAAAGCCGAGTTTGATGCTTTTTTAAAAGGGGTAAAGGGAAAAATTGTAATGATTAGCCCATACGAACCTAGCGGAAGACCTGATTATAACTGGAAAGAATATGCTACGGAAGAGTCCTACAAAAAATATAAAGAAGAGGCTGAAAAAAGAAATAAGGAATGGGCTGCTTCTATGAAAACCATTAACTATACAACACGCACCATTCAGAAACCTATCGAGGAAGCAGGTGCAGTAGGCATCGTTATGTCCACTTGGAGTGGTGGGTTTGGAGTTAGTAGAATTTTCAATGCCACTACATCTAAAATCCCTGTTGTAGATATTGCGTTAGAAGATTATGGTCAGCTTTACAGAATGGTACAATATGGCGACCGCCCTAAAATCAATCTAAATGTTCAAAGTAAAAACCACGGCACTGCTAAAACTTTCAATACAATAGCAGAGCTCCCTGGTACTACTCATAAAGATGAATATGTTATCTTGTCTGCCCATATAGATTCTTGGGACGGTGCATCTGGTGCAGTGGATAATGGCACTGGCGTTATTACTATGATGGAGGTAGCTCGTATCCTCAAAAAATACTATCCTAACCCTAAAAGAACTATTATAGTTGGTCTATGGGGAAGCGAGGAACAAGGGCTAAATGGCAGCCGTGCTTTCGTAGCAGATAACAAAGATAAATTACCGAAAATACAAGCTGTTTTTAACCAAGATAACGGTACTGGTAGGATACAATACATCAATGGTTCGGGCTTTGTGCACGCCTACAATTACCTCCAAAAATGGATTGCCCCTGCACCTGAATACATCAAAAAAGAATTAAAATATACCTTCCCTGGTTCTGCAAGTGGCGGAAGTAGCGACCACGTTTCTTTTGTGGCTGCTGGTGTACCAGCCTTTATGCTGGGCTCTTTAACTTGGGCATACGGTACTTATACTTGGCATACCAATAGAGATACTTACGATAAAATAGTTTTTGATGATTTAAAGCACAATGTGGCACTCATCGCTACAATGACCTATATGGCGAGCGAAGACCCTGAACAAAGCAATCGTGAAAAGATGGTTTTACCCATCAACCCGACCACAGGAAAACAATACGAATGGCCTGAAATTAAAGAACCTATCCGTAAAGGCGGGTTTTAG
- a CDS encoding IS982-like element ISRa1 family transposase: MNNIEQIYERILEVLGLFSENQLISYQRRTPKMSDLEVISLNITAEYLSIDSELQLFRKLPNSLINKIERSVYNKRKRRLSLQTEQIRQRISMEFNEFEDIFIVDSMPMKVCENARSTRSKICKEQSYSSPTYGYCASQKLYFYGYKLHAVCSLNGVIKNFDISPASVHDIHYLKDIGEQMRNCTLIGDRGYLSAKVQIDLFNYANIKLDTPMRSNQKDYIPQFSLYKKKRKRIETFFSQLCDQFMIKRNYAKTFEGFKTRIISKITAATVIQYINKFIFQRKLNHLKISII, translated from the coding sequence ATGAACAACATAGAGCAAATATATGAAAGAATTTTGGAAGTTTTAGGACTTTTTTCAGAAAATCAACTGATTAGTTATCAGAGAAGAACACCTAAAATGAGCGATTTAGAAGTCATAAGTCTTAATATTACTGCTGAATACTTGAGTATTGATAGCGAATTACAGTTATTTAGAAAATTGCCAAACTCTCTGATAAACAAAATTGAAAGAAGTGTTTACAATAAGCGAAAACGAAGACTATCCCTACAAACAGAGCAAATTAGACAGCGTATTTCGATGGAGTTCAATGAGTTTGAAGATATTTTTATCGTTGATAGCATGCCAATGAAAGTTTGTGAAAATGCTCGTTCTACTCGTTCAAAAATTTGTAAAGAGCAATCCTATTCTTCACCAACATATGGTTATTGTGCTTCACAGAAATTATATTTCTATGGCTATAAACTACACGCAGTATGTTCTTTAAATGGTGTGATTAAGAATTTTGATATAAGCCCTGCATCCGTTCACGACATCCACTATTTAAAAGATATTGGTGAGCAAATGCGAAACTGTACTTTAATTGGAGATAGAGGCTATTTATCAGCAAAAGTTCAAATAGATTTATTTAACTATGCTAATATTAAATTAGATACACCAATGAGAAGTAATCAGAAAGATTATATTCCTCAATTTTCATTGTACAAGAAAAAGCGAAAACGAATTGAGACATTTTTCTCTCAACTTTGCGACCAATTTATGATTAAAAGAAACTATGCTAAAACTTTTGAAGGCTTTAAAACAAGGATAATCAGTAAAATAACCGCCGCAACGGTTATTCAATATATCAATAAATTTATCTTCCAAAGAAAATTAAATCATCTAAAAATCAGTATTATTTAA